The genomic region ttacaccatacagattctcctccttTTTGCAGAGTAtagcacattaagcttaattttcctaataaattaagatgaaaaaatatcatttcgtttttttgttactcataaattattaatattcaaagaATTTTTAAAGGGGCGAAATTTCCAGTCTCGGTATTTaagtaacattaaatcaatCGTCATATCTgcctacaatgagaaggtgttaaaaccgtccaccacgctggcccattgcggataggtggactccaccaacctttgtgaacattatggagaactctcgggacagcaggtttcctcacgatgttttccatcacaataaagcaagtgatattttaattacttaaaaagcacgcAACGTAAGCACCCCTAAAGTgcagtcgagctcctactcactaTATTATCACCGCCTCATCAAGTTGGAGGGAAGCTAGTTGCCAATGTCCAAGCTGGTTTGATTGGGGGCCTCAATAAGATGAGACTCTTAAGAGTTAACTTCTCAATGCTCAGTCCACTCGCAGTGACGCGttccattattaaattttaacatttgaaaatattacagTATCATCAGAATACTTGGAACAATAAAGTCCCgagaaaaaaattactattttttaataagataaaagatggttaaatataaaaaaaaattcaaagtactatttttaagaaagtcGACATAAAAGTTGAaacaattgatttaaaaatattttgctttggTAGCTCTTCCTATACATCCCAACTTAACAagattatttgataaaaattactttataattataaagtaaaataagttataattttttttaatgcaccaAACATGaatagtttttgattttttgataaGCTTTAGCACTagcatatacatacatatactcTTTGACTAGCATAAATCAATCGTTCCTAATTTGTTGTTTGTTAACCCAgtcaataaacatattataaatctgACATCATTCAGTTTTTattcgaaattaatttaattaagcaGATTAGTTTTAATTAGGCAGATTGTACCCAATTGCATTGCTTACAGTTTGCTACTGtacaatagatggcgctctgtataatgtttttattgtattagtatgagGCGCGATTTGTTGTTGATTGatgcctggtgggaggctttggccgtggctagttaccaacctaccgataaagacgtgccgctaagcgatttagttttcctgtgcgatgtcgcgtagaaaccgataagggaatagtatgactaccatactccctaacaggttagcccgctaccatcttagcctgcattatcacttaccaccaggtgagattgcagtcaagggctaacttgtagtggaataaaaaaaattaagtgtctAGGGCTCGTCTGGGGTTTTAGCGTCTTTGGTTGCCAGTGCTTAAAAGCAAGAACCTAGTGTAAAGCACACTTATTACATAAGAAAATAGTTGCCAGTTAATGCTCTGTGGTTGTCAGTGCCGTAGATAGTGAATTACAAATGTAGACAGTGTCGCCTACAAAGTAATTACTTGATACTTCATAGGTGCTCTTGGCTGTACGGTAATATACCATTGCCTTTTCTATACGGAAGTCgggaataataaagaaaaaaaaaatgaggctgtatggtcaatgatctttgcctgtcctgaaGAGGacgaattaaaaaacaacaacaaaagaataaaaataataggttcCCTGCCCGCGGATTACGTTGAAAAATCATTTAAAGAACTACCGTGTACCGAATTCATTTCCAAGAAAAGACAAGATCTAAAGTGGTGATTTATCTACTACTGAACATTTTTTATACTTGTAAGTAGCCATGTCTTTAGATTTACTGCTATTAAATTTGGAGTCTGATTTGTACACTTACGATTATTTTCAACAAAATGATGTATGCCGGTTTTGTTGGAGAAGGCAAGCTCTTTCTcaattaattgaaatatcaaCGGACAGAACaactgaaaattatataatggACAAAATAACTGAATGTTTAGATATCGATATTTCGAGATGTGCATGTCCGAAAATGATTTGCACAGAATGCTTCGGGCAAATTAACAGTTTTCACAATTTCAAGAAGTTTTGTCAAGAATCGGATAGGAGATTGCGTAAACTAGTCAGCAATCACGAATTATTGATCGCGAACGGCGCCGATACGGTCAAAATCGAAAACCATGCCGTTAAGAAGGACGGTCATTTTGATGATTTTCTCGACCGCCTGAAGGCTTCCGACAGTGAATCCGAGCTCGCAATAATTCTGAATGAAAAGAAAGTGTGGAAACGCAAACCTAAACGTACAGCGACTTATTGCAATATATGTAGGATAGATTTTGAAAAGGCTGAAAAATTCAACACTCACAACTCCAAATACCATGGTATTGAAAAAGGTGGTGGATTTAAATGCTTCGGCTGCGAGAGACTGTTCAAAAACCGCAAGTCACGGCTAGGCCACGAGATCAAGTTCTGCAAAAGTCTTAAAGACGGTTACAAATGCAGTGTGTGCGATAGATACTTGCCGAGGCGGGGAATGTATGAATCACATATGAGAGATCACAAGAGAAATGTGAAAGTGCACCTTCCGGAAGAGTTATTTAAGTGTCTGAAGTGTGATTTGTCATATAGAACAAAGCAATTATTAGATGAGCACATGTTTCAACATAAGAGCGATATGAAGAAGTATGTCTGCGAGGTAAGACAACTGTATGGCTTAagtatatgatattttttatttaattatttttcaacgtACAACTAGTATTACAGGAATTTTacatatattgaaaattaagcttaatttgccatactccgcgaacagcagtagaatctgtatggtgttatttataatttcttcaatccttatactcaacgCCAATagcataacaattattcattgtagcaCTGTGGAGTAATTATAGGAGCACTAACATCTGCtagaaaaaattgtattataataaatttggaaAAAGAAAAGAGAGGTATAGCCCTTGTTTAAAATATGCCCTCCCTGTCGCACTGGTTTTATCCTAGGTCCCAAGTTCACTCCTCAACAGGAGCAATTTAGGTAATTACAATGTCACTTTACTCTGCACTGGTCACTGACGAAGATGTGATTTAGTATTAGAAACCCATTAAGgaaatggatttaatataagaGCAAttttaaaagccggcaacgcgtcagtggctcctctggtgctgcagatgtttatgggcggcggtgatcacttaccatcaggtgacccacttggtCGTTTGAccgctaataatataaaaaaataaaagcaccaATGATGTgcaaagcaatgtgtcatctcttgtttgaAACGTGTCTCATGGatctttgaaaaagtagatcgaaactgcaacttttcctactagatgacgctacagtcgctataagactgatgtgaaaggcatatactaatttcggcatcgacggtaggagagccgtagcttaattggtgaaagcgctcaggtcgcgattgccagagagtcgcaggttcaaatcctgtcgggttccgaaaatttttatatgcattttaaatttataaaattcattgataatgatatatatatatatacttgacAGAGTTGCGGCCGCGTTTTCACCAGGAATGACTATCTACTCAAACACAAGCTCACGCACACTGGAGAGAAACTGCATCAATGTCCGCACTGTAGCTTCCGAGCCACGCAACGCTCTTCTCTCACTGTGCATATTAGGTAAAgtatatgtttttgtttgattttgacgtgacaacgtcttataattcgatggagccggctgcacgcacgaaaaaacatgacgtatgcggcgttacctcgctctgaggcgttccattcaggcttgaagtgcaagcgagagcgcgggacgagcgacaaagaggcacagtcggcctccgcgttcgaccgCGTTCCGCTGTCTCGTCTCGTCTCTGTCTGTtcgtgagcgatgcgtccgcgtggacagcttctatacagtaatacatttaaatgttttcggcaaggatgaagtgcagtgaaaagtgaatgtggtgtcaattgtttatagcaacgataatatctatcaaacaaataaaattaaaattttctttttaaaaatgcaaccattccatcagtatttacttacgacgttgtcacgttcaactatcgtcagtaagccgactttacagacaaccaattttttttttaatttttattagtgtttttagtttttttttttttaataattttttattagtgtttttacctacactcggaggaattatcaattttataaatataaaatgcatataagaaATTTCGGAACAGACAGGATTTgtacctgcgactctctggcaatcgcgacctgagcgctttctccaattaagctacggctctcctaccgtcgatgccgaaattagtatatgcctttcgcATCAGTCTAtaagaatgaataaaaaaaaaaaaaaaaaatacgtttatgTTATTTACAATCTAGATGGTAAAagaggtattttttttgcaatctcacctgatgataagtgattatggagggtagaggtaaggagagtcatcttatatgggcgaaaagttgaaaaactgtccagttgttgcgctaaataacagttcaaaaatcctccacaatggtgctggtggatgcacagggtatggtatgaatgtagcaatcgtagatgaattgaattatgccgagttaaaaaatttaatgtcattatcgactaaattagttaattattgagaatttcaacaacttacgttgtacaaaatattgtggtaaatataaccttacagatttattataaccaaacgtgcgtttagagtgattcaagcctactctaacaatatttatatttggcgcttcttttaagagttaccctgatgcaaatgtggcgccatcctaatttaatacattttgacgacactttttcatatacacagatgactctcctttcctctaccctccatataagtgatgcagtctaagatggcggcgggctaacctgttggggagtaGGGCTGTCATatcccaaatcggtttctacgcgacatcgcaccggaacactaaatcgcttagcggtcaagcatcaaaagtgctatgtatgtgcctatttgaataaagaaataaatttgactttgactttgactctaaTTGTTGTTCGCAGAAGACATACCGGTGAGCGTCCGTACCAATGCTGCATTTGCCCGCAGAGATGCATATCCAGCTCAAACCTGCGAGCTCACCAGCAGAGACACTTGGGAATTAAAACGCATGAGGTGAGCTTTAAACTAACTCAACACCGCATTTAGAATCCTTCATAATcacaataatttattgaaaaatacacatcaataaggttttacatgTTGGTTTAAGGTGATACAATTATACAATTAATCGGTGTATAAAGATGGTCTAatctttataaattacactcaCGAAAATCACTTTATAACATGTATTAAAACGTAACGGACAAGTTATATATACTTAGCGAGCACACttatgtctcttaaaaagttcaaagtttgtattaaacgtaagcttagaaaagtcctattatagtataaaggactacgtaatcgataaaaaagcttgggtgtaaattattgctctaaccaggttgctcttctaataatttaaaatgacattgtgagatggtgataacaaaaaaaaaaaaaaaacacccggctaagtttgttgtgggcttcttcttagaccgggacgcgtttggaaccctcgtagctttagttttaagtttacgaatgtggttatcgccatcatctcactaccgtgtaattcttatgtacgtacgcatcaaaagtgccacctatgggcctacttgaataaagatatttttgactttgacttaatagTCAACCTATCGAATCAATCTAATTGTCAATATCAGATTGATTTTCCGAGCGCGTTTTATAAATGAGTAAGAATCTCCTATTTACGTtatccatttaaaaaaattgttttatttggctTCAAATTACCTATAGATGACGGTGTATTTCCAGAGATACTCAAAAAGACTATTATTATTCCCATACACAAATCTGGAGACAAAAATGCGGTTTCGAACTGTAGACCAATTTCCCTTCTATCTGTTCTTgcaaaaatattagaaaattaatgTCAGGCTAAAGAAATTCTTAAGAGTCAAAtgccagtaatttggcatgcaatgttacaaaatagaTATAACCGCCCAACTAATTGAtgtcaaaagaatataataatagcacttagattaataaattgtcacattaattatatgattaaaatcttattttaaaatataacatttgaacTATTAGGCACATTGGTTGTGGCGTCCAAAATtcagtgataacaaaaaataactcgAAGACCTACTAATAtcctatgataataataataataattgtttttctaaATCTTCtatctaaatttttaatagtgttttttttaagcattgtttagtttagaattaaaaaaaaaattaaaggctaggcttaaaaataataataaatacttctacaatacacacatcgccatctagccccaaagtaagcgaagcttgtgttatgggtactaagatagctgataaatatttttatgaacataatacccataaatacttgtagtatacagataaacatccagacgttccagttgtgagaatcgaacccacggccttgcagaaagcagggtcgctgtccactgcgccaaccggctgtcaaatataatattataaatgtgaaagtgaatgttttttactcaataacgcaaaaacggctgaacagatttgaatgaaattcAGCGTGCATTtagcctttgacatagaaaagaacaCAGGCtaacttttatcccgattccttaagtagttcccacatgtactttctataccgatctctgaaATAGTTTCCGTGGTGGGATTAAAAATGGTTAACGAGCGAAGGTTTAGACCCAATTCTTAAGTCCACGCagaggaagtcgcgggcagaagctagtactTCATATTTTACAACTTTTTGTGAGAGAACTTTTGGAGCCTTTTGTCACAGAattcgtccagggaagtactaatGCCATGCACATGTGTcttccgatctgaagggtgtggttgccagtgtaaatACAGGCACATTATGCCTAAACCCGCTCAGGTTTGGACACAGTGTGGCACTCTGCAGGTCATGTTATTTGATTTCTAACTTAACATCAAGtgccatctgcttgatccgtcaactAATATTacgtcgtgtacacggtttctttatgttcttaattctgtggatctGGGGATTGCGAATAGTAGAAGCATACGAGACATCCAGATGGTTACCATGAAATTTGTTGGTAACCATCGCGAGGTGCGGTTAAAGAACTGGGAAGGAGGTATTtgaacaactcttcagaacactctccattataaagtcttatgattttatttttctttaatatacatgtattagtatttattttgtctTACAGTGTAAAATCTGCAACAAGAAGTTCGGTTATAAGGTAAGTCTGCAAGAACACATGGCGACACATGCGCCGGCGCAAGCGCACGCCTGCGAACAATGCGCTGCCTCTTACTCACGCCTGCGGGCACTGAAAAGGCATATGGCTGCTAAACACACCGAGAAGATGCCACCAGAATGAAATATGTTGAAGGAATACACATCTCCAATACTCATGTACTTTGTTTTGTGCTTAAGACGCTTATATAGCTTCATATCACACTCAATTAGATGTGACCAGAATGAAAGATGCAGAAGGAATACAAAATTCAACTTACGCCTTAGAGCAATGAGTTGTCGCATAAATTCATCAACAAGAACTGCAGAGTGATATAACTGCAAAACAGAAGATCAACTCGTACCTACTCATTTGTCACCTCTTGCTCACGAGTGGCATTATCTGCCAAAGTCCTTTCAAATGTTCTTATAAGCTATATCATttcttgtttattatattaattttggaGTGAAAAAAAAGCGGTAAAATCTACATAACATATTTAGTTATCAATCACTATAATAAACCATATATGAGACCAGTTGAACTTTGGCATTTTTCGGtatcctattattattttattataggtttATTGCttcttttacttttctttaGTTCTTTGTGTGAAATTTAACATACAGCAGGGCTaggcatgggcaggagacatttccTCCACGGGGAATGGATAAAATGTGTATTCCCTCCCGAAATTATATCCACCCtccgagcatgggcacacgcGTGAACATACGAGGGGAGGTCCAAAAGTTCGTGGAATGGAAgggtttgaaataaaatgaagcaacaaaactatttttccttttcaatatAATCACCCTGAAGTTGAATACATTTATTAGATCtatgaattaatttttctaaacagtcgtaaaaatattttttatcttttgccgCAAAATGAGCCAAAATTGCCTCCTTTACTTCATTGTCGTCGGAAAATTTCCTTCCCCTCaggtctttttttaaattagggaacaaataaaaatcacttgGGGCCAGATCTGGACTGTAGGGTGGGTGGACTAGCGATTCGAAGCCATGTTTGTGCAGAGCAGCCATTGCAACTCTGCTCTTGTGAACCGGTGCGTTGTCTTGCAAAAGCAACACACCTTTGGTCAGTTTTCCTTGACGTTTTTCCTTGATGGACTCCCTTAATTTTTCTAGAATCGTTGCGTAGTATTCTCCTGCTATGGTACTTCCCTTTTCTTTATAATCAATCAGTATTATCCCTTCACAATCCCAAAAAACAGTTGCCATAAACTTTCCAGCCGACTCCGACACTTTGAACTTCTTTGGCGGTGGTGTCCCCTTTTTGTGTCATTACATGGACTCTTGTTTTGACTCAGGCTCCAAGTGACGAACCCATGTTTCATCTCCGGTAACAATTCGCTCCAAAATCTGTGCAGGCTCGTCtccacataactccaaaaattgTTTTGAAGCATCGATGCGTTGCTGTTTCTGATTGCTCGCAAAATGGTGTTATCTGATACCAACTAATGCAGATATCTGTTTTTTCTTGAAACGGGTATCTTCCAGTACAATTTTTTCCAGTTTTCCGATAATGTTTGATGTGGTGGCCTCAACTGGCCTTCCTGAGCGAGGGTCGTCTTCAATCGACTCCCGACCATGTTTAAAAAGACCATGCCACTTGTAAATCATTGATTTACTAGGGCACTGGTCCCCATAAACGGTTCCCATTTCATTCAAAATGGTTTGAGCGGTCTTTCATTGCTTGGTAAGGATTTTTATTACAGCACGGTGTTCAATTTTCTCCATAGTTTTAGTGTTCTTCCGGATCGACTTGTTTATCAGGCGAGTATTCGTAAACGAATGACGCAATTCTCTGTAATCTTCCTCGGAGTCTCGGGGGTAACCGC from Pararge aegeria chromosome 26, ilParAegt1.1, whole genome shotgun sequence harbors:
- the LOC120635089 gene encoding zinc finger protein 888-like; this translates as MSLDLLLLNLESDLYTYDYFQQNDVCRFCWRRQALSQLIEISTDRTTENYIMDKITECLDIDISRCACPKMICTECFGQINSFHNFKKFCQESDRRLRKLVSNHELLIANGADTVKIENHAVKKDGHFDDFLDRLKASDSESELAIILNEKKVWKRKPKRTATYCNICRIDFEKAEKFNTHNSKYHGIEKGGGFKCFGCERLFKNRKSRLGHEIKFCKSLKDGYKCSVCDRYLPRRGMYESHMRDHKRNVKVHLPEELFKCLKCDLSYRTKQLLDEHMFQHKSDMKKYVCESCGRVFTRNDYLLKHKLTHTGEKLHQCPHCSFRATQRSSLTVHIRRHTGERPYQCCICPQRCISSSNLRAHQQRHLGIKTHECKICNKKFGYKVSLQEHMATHAPAQAHACEQCAASYSRLRALKRHMAAKHTEKMPPE